The sequence ATTctaaaaaagagaacagaaaagccAAAGCAAATATTGTAAAAGTTGGATATGCTTAGGAAATAGAAAGTAATCTAGTATATAtggacagaagcagaaaatgagATCAGTgagagaaactgaaaagaaaatgaattggtTTTTGTTTAGTGACCATCAATTTTAATAATGCCCCTattatcattattcccattttggagAAGAGTAACTCATAAAAATTAAGCAACGTGCTTGAGAATGAGCAACAGAGACAGGAGTCACAGCCAGATTTCTCCGGGATCTTTCTTTTCTGCAAAACACCTTGGAGACATTTGGTGCTGACACGGAACAACCATGCCATGCTGTAGGATCTGGAAACCAGCAAACCTCTGAGATTCTGAGCAGCCTTTGGTCCAGACACTCCACTCAATTTCAGGGCAAAAATCTCTTCCCCAGGACAAATTACCAACCTTTGACATCGTTAGCTGCCATTTATCTTCATTCAGTCCTGCTTTATCCTCCTGCTTCctcttatttgtcttttttgcaactttttctGTGGAAGATCCACCTTTGGAGGGAAAATAGTGTTCATTATTCTCACCATTAGtaaaacatggagtcagaattgcaGTGTTGCTGAAACTTAGCGCCTTCCCCACTTACAATCACTAGTTTGGTGCCAGCAGCTTAATATCAATAAGTTCAACATTAGCATCTGTTTCCCAGGAATGACCCAAGAAAAGATATAGGTATTTTATGTGATGGGAATGATTAGGAAATAAGAATAACCATCTCATAGACTGAGAGGACTTGGGTATAAAAATGACACAGAAAAAATAGTGGTCAAACAAGGAGGATGAGTCAAAGTAACGGCTATTGCTGACAAATAGAGTGTTATTTATATGGAAATCTCAGCCATAGCACATTGATTTGGGGGTATGCTGAGTGTCGGAGAGTCTTGTGATGGCTCTTAATAATTATATCTCTTCCTCCCATACTTTTAAGTTTACTGAGAAAGGAAATCGAAGTAAAGTTGTTAAAGAGACTACCCTAaggatatcattttttttcttttttgttagaaatgatgcttttaaGCAAATGTTTCTCCTATATTATTGCCAAAATATAGAACATGCGATTTATTAGCACCTCATATTTCTAGGCTTCTCACTGATTATTCCTGATTCTCCTAGCTCACCTCTAATGATGGTCCATGTGATAATCAGTCCTTGGAAAAAAATGAGATTCAGGCTGATTCAAATTAAGGTTTGGTTGAGAATAAGGTTAATATCTAGCTAATGACTTACTTATAGCTAAGTAGGAAATCAGCCTGTAGCCAAGACTGTGAAACTTCACCTTCACCATTGTGGAACTAAAGGACACTGGTATTCATATCTAAAAAGCCTTTACAGTTTCTAGCAcaagaaatggggaaagaaatttCTACTTCATGATAAATTTTAGAACACCAACCTTAAAATCATCTGGGACAGGGATGGGGTGCTGAACAGACCACCGACAAAAGAATGATAATCAGGTTGGCTTCAGACTCACCATCAGTAAGTAACAAAGACAATTAAATCATCCTTTCCAAACAATGACACTAAAGGATTTTTAACTTACAACCTTAACTCCATTCCAATTACTCTTCAAGTCTGTgaataaagttatttttgaaaaacTAACAACCTAGAAAGTTTGCTGTCCACATACCCTTTATTAGGTGGGCTCCAGGGGAAATTATCtaagaaataaatggaagaatagAGGACTTCCTTCACTTGGTAGGACATTGGAGATGTTGGAAGAATATAAGGATGTGATCAAGATGCACATGCAAAAAAATATGACTAAGAGAAGTTTCcatgaagcaaaaaacaaaacaacaaaaactgaactcatttgattcttttatgaataaaatttacatatgtaTGATAGTATAAATTGTTGACATTCAACTTTTGGAAACaagctataaataaaaaatgtaagatttttttattatgattcaaacaagaaataaaaaattttcagctTTGGCCATGTAAAAGTATTTTAGGGAATTTCAAGGTAGTGCCTCTCATaatggaacaaaatgaaaagtttaaaaaataaaatttaaatgtagccTGTATATAAACTAAAAAATAGTGCTATTGGGGAGAGAGTAGGTGGGGAAGCAAGAGGTGGCATAACTGAGCAAAAAGCTTACCTCCTAATGGTAGGATAACAATGAATAATATTGATAGTGATGTTGATAATGATAAAATGATTGAACTAGTAGACCTAATATTGATAAACTTATGGAAGAGTGGTAAAAGCATGATATTCAGAGACACGTCAGTAGCCACCAAAAGAAACATTGAATTCCAAGGGGTTATTTTGTGAGAGAAGGGTCAAGGTAATGTTCTGTATGCTTTAATTTTTACTGTattcatgaattattttattaaataagttgaaaatttatttcaataaattgaaattttatttaatatatatttaaatatttttaaagtgttaacaCTCTCCcttacaaattaaaatttaaaaattacctcaTGCTGTTGAGAATGCAGTAAGAGGGGTATGCTTATACACTCTAAGTGACCAAGTCAATATAGTAGTTCtagaaaattatttggaaataattgtatgaatataaatgcatatttatattcatattctttGACTCATTATTTCAATTTTAGGAATTTAAGGgactgaaataaaatgaacaccAAAATCTATCACTAAGATGATTTTCACATTATTCATAATGTTCATATTTTGGAAACAATATCTTAAATGGCATTTTGGCAAAATTATTTACAGAGCACCAACAGGATGGGATAATAAAATAGCTTAAAATAGTACTTAAGAGTTGATGTTTATTGCTTTGGGAAAAGCTTGTTATATGTTTTAAGACCCCCAAAATTTCTAATGTTATAGAACTGTGTATAGAATATAATCTAggtgaaaaaaattaatctcagtGAAGATAGCATACGACACATTGTTTGTTGCATTAGTCTTTGGGTGGGGATATTActgatgttttttctttcttcaaattctcagtgtttattgagcacaAATTATCATTAtagttaaaaaaggaaacaacaatATGATCAATAAGAACTGAGGAGAAAACACACAGTGAATTTAGGTGAAAAGGCTAGTACTTTCAGTTGAGGTAGAAACAGGAATGGTTACAGAGGTAGCATTTCAGTTGGAGCTTGAATAATGGTAGGAATTAAGACTATGATGATCATAGTCTTAATCACTATGATGATCATAGCCAAGTGGCATGGGCTCACTAAAAGACTGAGAGCTAATCATTGGACCATAGAATACATCTTCTTCCTCCCTACCTTACCATCATTAGTAAATttcctgaataataataatattcctaTAATAATAGGGGAATATACTTCAGAAGACTGGATATCTCCGACTTAATTTAAGAAGTTTCTGTGAAAACTCAAATACAACGAGGATAAAAAACAAGGACATTAGAGGAAGTTTTAGTCTTTGATACTAGAGTAAATAGCACAGCCTAACTCTTAGCCAGATAAATAAAGAACTTTACTCTAAAGGCTTATCTACCTCAGTTTCTTTTGAGTTTCAACAAAAAGTTACAAGGcatgctaaaaaacaaacaaaccaaaacccccACAGTTTGAAAAGACAGAATAGGCGTCAGAATCAAACTCAGGTATGGCTAAGATGTTGGAAAGATGTGAACTTtatctcaaaaataatttttaaaagcatcacgACATAcaactctttttatattttatgctcTCAATGTGTGTGTTGAACTAATTAAGATGTAGAGATTTCAGGAAAAGTCTTGAGCCATGTCTGCAGACAGGAGTAGGTTTGGTCTAGACTCACATTTTTCCGTTGCCTGGCAGAGCGACTCTGCTAGGTTGCCCTGGTTTATGGCTTTCAGGACCTCCTGAGTCACAGTCTTGGAGTATTCTTCCCCATAATACTGGATCAGTAGTTCAGCAAGTCTCACTGGGATTGTTTGCTGGATAGTGCCCCGAGGTATATGGTTGTAACCCTCAGCTAGAGTTATGTTTGTGagttgaaatttgaatttaaccAACTCCTCTTCTAAAAGGTCCTCAAGGATGTGAAGAAGGCATGCCTTCAGTGTGCTTTCCATTCTGTGCATCTGGGAAATGATGACCTGAAATGGACAGAGAATTATGGATGATCACAGGAATGATGGAAAAACACATATGAGGCAGATGGTTTGAGAGAAGTGAGTGAAAGAAGTGGAGATCAGAGACTGCCATgcttaaaaacaaagacaaaatgcTTGGGCCCCCAACTGTGTGCCTGTGATACATAGTCCTTACATAAAGGATGTTTCTCAGAGCTGTGGGGCTACTTAACctgcattccaggcttccctggtggctcagcggtaaagaatctgccttcagtgcaggagacacaggagacctggatttgatccctcgtatcaggaagatgccctggaggagcgcatggcaacacACTTTGgtattcctgccaggaaaatcccatgaacagaggagcctggtgggctacaacccctggggtcccaaagaatatAGCTCTTTTGATTTTCCTCAGAAGGTGTGATGCTACTGTTGGAGCTCAGGGCAGACTACcccaaaatatttaacaatggCATATGGAttgttttgaattaaagttacttacGAAACTACCAGTGCAAGTGAGACCCTCCTTTCCCCATccccctgaaagcaggaaataaatctctcatgTGAAAGGTACATTCCCTGCATCTCAAGATATTGCCAGAGATGGGGAATTTGGGCTGAAAAGTTTGTGTAAACAAACCatgttacttttttaatttactgCCCCAAATCTGTTTAGGTTCTTTGCTAACTGAACACCCAAaacctaattttcttttttttgtcaatttctcacaaatttaaactttctttgtttaaaaagtgtAAAAGCTACCTGCTTTGGCCACTTCTTAGATCCCATTTCCACGAAACCTTCATatacacaaatgaacttgtttctttttttttttttgaacttgtttctttttctcctgttaatctgttttgtgtcaattttattattattccatcCACAAGAATTTAAGAGGAATAGAGGAGGAAACCTCCCTCTCTGAGACACTACCTAGCTCTCAACTTTCACAATCCTTATTATCCTTCTGTTTTGCCTTGTTACTATAGCTATCTATGTACTtcaattattttcctctattaaaTAGAGAACACTAAAATTAAACAGGCTATTAATTAAACACTATTAATTAAACTGTTATGTATTGAGCATCATTTACATTCTGAAAGCTTTAGCGAATCCTTTGCAaaatttattgcatttatttatttttaaaaatatttattatttatttatttatttgaatgtgctgggtcttagttgtggcatgtggaatctagttccctgaccagggattgaaccttgccttctgcattgggagcatgtagtcttagccactgcaccaccagggaagcctgtattgcatttatttttaataaaaaattagatattatctcattttataggtaagaaagTCAAGAATGAGACAGAGTAAGATTCccaagtttacatttttttttttttttttgagggaagaATGAAAAGTCAAACACAAGTCTTTCAAATCCCAAAACCATGATTCTTCCAGTATTTCCAATGGATAATGTGTTACTTATTGTGTATACTTCAAGACACatcagaatgatttttaaaatagtaataactgTCAAACCCCccctaacttttgcttcttttgccccatatttctgaaaaatgtcccctataaatttacttatttctttcttACTTTCAGTGCCAAAAAGTACATCAAATAACTGTGTAGCACTCACCATACACCATACAATGATCCATGTGCTGGATATTCAGTTATGAGCAAGACAGAATACCTTTCCACAAAGAAATTTCCTTCCAGGGCAAGGTAGGATATTGGGATATGCATGAGAAAGACAATATCAAGAACATAAAAATCTTAATGTGATTTTTCTGCTATAAAGATGATTGAATATGGTGTGGTGAAACACTACTAGGGGCCAGGGGATAGGGGATGCTTAGGAAAGACTACTCTGAAGATGcaacgttgttgttgttcagtccctaaattgtgtctgactcttttgttaccccatggactgtagcccaccaggctcctttgtccatggaatttcccaggtaagcgCTTGAAAGCGGCAAGAAGCAGCAGTAGGTATGCTCCTGCTGATCTGGGAGAGAGCGTGTATTGAACTGCCTGTTTGGGTAATATTCCTAGGGTCTGAGAGTGATTCTGGGCTGATAGCCAGCAAGAAAATGAGAACTTAAGTCATAATCTGAAGGAAGCTCAATTTTTCTAATAACCTAAATGAAGTTTGAAGAAGACCCTGATGAGATAAGGAGCATGGAAAACACTTTAATTGCTGCCTTTTCCAATCTTGCCCAAAAGACTTATCTAACTCTTACATGGATCCCTAACCCATggaaactgtaaaataataaattggtgttgttttaagctactgatTTTTTGCTAATTTGTTGTGCAGAGATTAAAAACCAACACAGATGATTTCTAAGATTCTGACCTGAGTATAATAGATTGATTCCGGTGTCATGCCCTGAGATGGTCAGTTTATTATATAAACAGATTGgacatcatattttatttacagaATCAATTAGATAGACTGGTGGAGGTGGTAAGTAGACTAAAGTGGGCATACCTTTAAAGGAGTGGGTCCAATTTGGAGATACAGACCAGAGAGTTGCCCATATTTCGTATTTAAAGGCATGGGACTAGTAAGCTTGGTTAGGAAAAAAGTATAgatagagaagaaagaagggCCCTGAAGGCGAGCAGCATTCCAGCACTTAGATGAGAGGTAAGAGGAGACTAGAAGGAAGCAGAGGAGGCGGGGAATGAGGCGTATATGAACTCActgaatcctggagaaggaagtgtttCTAAGAGAAAGATGTGGTCAACCTTACTAAGTGCTTCTGAGGCATCAGGAGGATAAAGATAGTGAATTAGTCATTGTGTCCTTTAAGAAGAAATTTATTGATGACCTTGATAAAAGCCATTTCTATTGGTGGGGGGAAAAGCTTAATGGAAGTGCAtgaagagaaaattagagatgagaTGATCAGCTAAGTCTTCCAATATTTTTTGCTCTCAGTATAAGCAGAGTAAAGGGCTATTACAGGAATGGGTCATGTggttaagaaaatttattttaggtGTCGGATTTAGCAAAGCACTTGGTAGGAATGATCCTATAGGGAGGGAGAAATTTTTGATGAAGGAGATTGTATTAATTTCGCATTATTGCTATTAAAAAATTACCCTAaaattagtggcttaaaacagcaaaaaaattttttgtctCATAGCTCTGGGTCCAGAATTCTATATTGAGTCTGTCTTACGGGACTAAAATCAAGGTATGGTAGGATATATAGATTTTTCGGAAACCAGCTCCAGGGGAGAATCCATTCCTTACCTTTTCTGGCTTCCACTGACACTCCTTGACTTGTGACCTCATTATTCCAGTTTCTGCTTCTGTGGTTACATTGCTTTCTCCCTTTCTGTAGTAAAAATTCCATCTGCCTTTTCTCTTAGGTGACTGCATTTAGGGCTTTCTTGGATAATTCAGGATATTGTCCCAATATTCTTAATTTAACCACCTCTgcaagtcccttttgccatacAAAGTTTACAGGTTCCAGGAATTAGAACATGGATATTTTGGGAGGGGGGAGGACTGCTATTTAGCCTATCAGATATGTAAGAAAAATGTGCACCTGAGAGAGAATGATTAGAACAAGAAGTAGAACTGTGTTAGGAAGGACAGAGAAAAAGATATAGAATCAAAACATATTTAAGAGTTTTAAATGAATAGCAGaactttttttattgtttgtgcaAATGAATGTCTTGCAGGTGATTCCTAGGTTTATCCTTAATTGGGCATTTTATTGAAATGCCCCATGCCTTGTAGGAGACTACAAGGTATGGAGCAGATCTGAGGCTGAAGGAAGATGACTCATTTAATTTTAACAGAttgagtttgagattaacataatGGTTAACATGTACtctttatattttccaaacaTTCTTCTACATACTTTACATgtattgttttttgttattttgtttttattttaatttttttttgccacgacacacagcatgtgggatcttagtttctgaccagggattgaacccatgccccctgcagtggaaacacagagtcttaaccactggaccacaaggaaagtccctaTATTGTTTAATTGAATACTGACAACAAACTTACGTCTTAAGGTAAGGattattatatctttattttatggGTGATTATTCAGAGATGTAAGTTGTTCAAGGCTCTATGAAAGCCTGGCTCTAGAATAAATGCCCTTAGCTACCACATCAACATCTAAGTGAAGATGCCTGCTATTAGGCTGGTAACACGGTCCTGCATACCAGAAACCTGTCTGGGCTGAAGATTTAGATTAAGGAATCATCAGCATAGATAACagtcaaattaataaaaaatagatgCAATCAGTCAGGGAAAATATCCTCAGAGAAAGGATTAGCAGGCCCTATTTATACAGGGCTGATATACAACTGTTAGACTGTGGGGTAACCTTATCAACGATTAAATATTTACACACATATGGGTGACTACTAGATTCTTCTCTAGCCTATATACCCCACCACCACCCTAGTTTCCCAGGATCTAAGGAGCACTGGGTGGGCCCTGCCAGGAGAAATAGtcactatttcatttaaaaataagtatttattcaaTACATTCTGTGGAGCTGTGGCAGATAATGGGGAATAAAGGAGAAGTGGGATATCTTTCCTGTCCTCAAGAGATTTATGAAAAGTGACACATATAACCATGGCATGAATGTGATTAAGCTTGAATGCAATTATTTTATAGTGTGGTATAGGAGCCCAGAGAATACAGCAattattgtcatttatttattcaattcattcattttacttagataaaaagctatttttaagcAAGACTAATAAGATaaaggggtcttccctggtggctcagatggtaaagcatctgcctgcaatgtaagagacctgagttcaatctctgggttgggaagatcccctggagaaggaaatggcaacccactccagtattattgcctggagaatcccatggtcagaggagcctgacaggttatagtccatggggtcgcaaagagctggacacggctaagtgacttcactttctttcactaataAGATAAAATCCCATTCCTCAAGTGCTCAGTGTCTGGTGGAAGACATGGGCACAGATCTGATTTACCTGTGTGTTTTAAGACAAAAAATAGATACGGTAGAGGACATAGTAGAACATAATGGGAGCAGAAGCCAATATTGCTCAGTTCCATTGACAATGATAGCCAAAAAATGGACCCAGGCTTCAATGAATTTAAAGGCAGAAGAGTTCTTACACAGTCTTTGTACATGTACTTTGGTCTTTGTGTGTCCTCTGTAGACTGTTCACATTTTCAGAGATAGCTCAGACCTGGAGTCCTCAATGAGGACTCTTTCCCAGGGTTCCTAGATTTGAGCAAAGAAGTCTGAAATGTGTTTAAAGCACGACCTTAACAAACTGTAAGTCAAAgaagacaaagacagagagagTGACACGAGCAAGTCAGAGAGCGATCATAATAGAGCAATAGAGAATGATGAGGAAAGCgacctacacacacatatatacaagagaaagacagagagatagacagagacagagtcagatcaagaaggaaagcaaagaccaggaacaagaagacTTTCACACACACTGCAGACCTTTCTTAGTCAGCTGTGCTCCCGTCCTCCCCATGGGTAAAGGGAAAGCTAACCCCATCACGGGCCCCTGGGCAAGAGGAGACTCACCGGTGTGAATCCTAGGTCTCCTTCCAGTTCAGTCAGACCTTGGGATGGGAGACTGCTCTGGCAGGTTAGAAATGTGGCTGTCTTTTGTGAGCCAAGCAGctagcttgattttttttcacctgTGTCTGAATAATGTGGGGTGTAGTAATGTAAATCACTGCCAGCCAACACCTACTCACCTGCTGCTGAGAGGACAGGGTGGGAGGACCAGGGCAAAACTAGAAGTGTTATCTTACCCCTGATTTAAAACTTTGTCAATTGCATCTCATTATCTGTTGAATAAAGTTCAATTTGGGGATTTAAGATCCATCTAGCTAGTAAATAAGAGAATGGACTGAATTGTATTCAGTCTGATCTGACCTTAAGTCCCTGTGATTACTTGCTAGTTGAATTAGGGCAGGTTACTGTTGACTCCAAAAAGTACACaatgtgagagctgtgagttaaattttatttgaggtaaaaatgaagactgcagcccaggagacagctcctcagatagctctgagaaactgctccgaAGAGGCAGGCGGAAGGTCAGTATATGTGtcattttggtgaagggggaatacatgcaatcaagtacatattttttccagaagatttctgctagtcacaaggaacagtcatcaccatgaaggacttTAGTTCTTTTCTAggtatgaggagatacaagaattaggctcataaaatcagttctTGAAAATGTCTTAACTGTCTGAAGACCCGTGCGGCCAGcagagagtgcctcatttctaTCTCCGCTCTGACTCCTTTCAGAGGTGTTGAAAAGCAGCACCTGCAGCAGCGCGTGGTTTAATCCCTGCAGAAGCAGACGGTCAGCGCCAGTTCGTGGCTGACACTACTTAGCTTTCCACAGTCTCTCTATCTTCTAAttatgaaatgggaataaaaacagcACTTATATCCAAGAGTTgctttgaaaagtaaataatcaTGTAAATCTTGTAGCATAGTGTTTGGCCCTTACTTAATATTCAATAAAAGTTAACTACTATTTTTCTTCTAGTGGGGGACCCTGAGACAGATAAACCAAAGAAAACCAAGcaaaaattttataacttttatactTGTGAAAGGGACCCAAGAAAACTAACTTGCtaaaatggcagaaaccaacccctcatcttaaataccatcttcagctaaaggcAAAATAATGTATTAGGGGTACTGGCTTGGGActtcaaaaagaggaagaaggcagttgaaatggagaggaaaagcaaatgtttggtaaacacaTGCTTACTGGGTCATGCAG comes from Cervus elaphus chromosome 1, mCerEla1.1, whole genome shotgun sequence and encodes:
- the LOC122701852 gene encoding pyrin-like, which encodes MHRMESTLKACLLHILEDLLEEELVKFKFQLTNITLAEGYNHIPRGTIQQTIPVRLAELLIQYYGEEYSKTVTQEVLKAINQGNLAESLCQATEKCGSSTEKVAKKTNKRKQEDKAGLNEDKWQLTMSKVGNLSWGRDFCPEIEWSVWTKGCSESQRFAGFQILQHGMVVPCQHQMSPRCFAEKKDPGEIWL